A stretch of Physeter macrocephalus isolate SW-GA chromosome 8, ASM283717v5, whole genome shotgun sequence DNA encodes these proteins:
- the TCOF1 gene encoding treacle protein yields the protein MVSIRPDGNILDHDIVRVGPKEDPYCAWGIDCCFLFTSLQKSFLTQPVTLLDIYTHWQQTSEIGQKRKAEEDVALQAKKTRVSDPISSSESSEEEEEEEQGAEAETTKAIPALASTNSSATGTVLPSSVKEKAKAKTKKASKTVNSTAHPASGKAVAHLLTKKSPQKAAGPSANTILVSETEEEGGVSALRTTAKPGMAAASQAASSSEDTSSSSDETDVEVKPAVKPPQVKASAAAAKESPRRRAAPTPGKAGHVTPQVRGGAMTPASRAKKPEEIPESSEESESEEGAPAGTPSQVKASEKTVQVRAASGPAKGTPGKGATPAPPGKAGRPEEDSESSSEESDSEEETPAAQTLLQAKASGKLPQVRAVAAAPAQVLSPGKGAPPAPPGKAGPAAIQAQTKGQEEDSESSSEESDSEGEASTAVPHTTSLAQAKPLGKNSQVRAASAASTGPSAKSAVPALPRKARAVAAQVAKWDEDSESSSEEESDSEGEALRAAALAQAKSSGKVLQVRPASGPTQGPPQKAGPAAAQVKTKRSKEDSESSEEESDSEDEAPTAKTPAQAKSAVKTQTKISPRKGTPITPASAKVPPVQVSAPAPWKAGTVTSPTCTSSPAVVRGTQRPEEDSSSSEEPESEEETAPAASVGQVKSVGKSLPVKAASAPTKGPSGQRTTSGLPGKAGPAVAQVKAEVQEDSESSEEESDNEEAASAAAQVKTSVKTPQTKANPAATRVASAKGAPSAPGKGVSAAAQAKLGSQAKVKPPARAPQSSAVSGRGQVSVPAMGKALAAAAQAQLGPVRGPQEDSESSEEESDSEGEAPTQAKPSGKTPQVRTASASTKGSPRKGAGPAPPGKAGAPAAQAGKRKEDSESSSEEESDNDGETPAAVPPAQVRPHEEAATVPGL from the exons ATGGTCTCTATCAGGCCTGACGGCAACATCTTAG ATCATGACATTGTGAGAGTGGGGCCCAAGGAGGACCCTTACTGTGCTTGGGGGATTGATTGCTgctttctctttacttctctgcAGAAAAGTTTCCTGACTCAGCCTGTAACCCTTCTGGACATCTATACACACTGGCAACA AACCTCGGAGATTGGCCAGAAGCGGAAGGCAGAGGAAGATGTAGCCCTGCAGGCCAAGAAGACCCGCGTGTCAGACCCCATTAGCAGCTCAGAGAgctcagaagaggaggaggaggaggagcagggggcAGAAGCGGAAACCACCAAAGCCA TCCCGGCACTAGCATCTACCAACTCCTCAGCCACGGGGACGGTTTTGCCTTCAAGTGTGAAAGAAAAAGCCAAG GCAAAGACCAAGAAAGCCAGCAAGACGGTGAACTCCACGGCACACCCTGCCTCCGGGAAGGCAGTGGCCCACCTCCTCACCAAGAAGTCACCCCAGAAGGCGGCAGGGCCCTCGGCAAATACCATCCTGGTCTCAGAAACTGAGGAGGAGGGCGGTGTCTCGGCCCTCAGAACCACTGCCAAGCCTG GAATGGCGGCCGCCAGCCAGGCCGCCAGCTCCAGCGAGGACACCTCCAGCTCGAGCGATGAGACGGACGTGGAG GTGAAACCTGCAGTAAAACCACCACAGGTCAAAGCCTCAGCAGCTGCGGCCAAGGAGTCTCCAAGGAGAAGGGCAGCCCCGACCCCAGGGAAGGCGGGACATGTGACACCCCAAGTCAGAGGGGGTGCCATGACCCCAGCCAGCAGGGCCAAGAAGCCAGAAGAGATCCCAGAGAGCAGCGAGGAGTCCGAGAGTGAGGAGGGGGCCCCTGCGGGGACACCCAGCCAG GTAAAGGCCTCTGAGAAAACTGTCCAGGTCAGAGCTGCCTCGGGTCCTGCCAAGGGGACCCCTGGGAAAGGGGCCACCCCAGCACCccctgggaaggcagggaggccagaggaGGACTCGGAGAGCAGCAGCGAGGAGTCGGACAGCGAGGAGGAGACGCCAGCTGCCCAGACCCTGCTGCag GCAAAGGCCTCAGGGAAGCTCCCCCAGGTCAGAGCCGTCGCAGCAGCACCTGCCCAGGTGCTTTCCCCTGGGAAAGGGGCCCCTCCAGCACCCCCTGGCAAGGCAGGGCCTGCAGCCATCCAGGCCCAGAccaaggggcaggaggaggactCAGAGAGCAGCAGCGAGGAGTCAGACAGCGAGGGGGAGGCGTCCACAGCTGTGCCTCACACCACAAGCCTGGCTCAG GCAAAGCCCTTGGGGAAAAACTCCCAGGTCAGAGCTGCCTCAGCCGCAAGCACGGGGCCCTCAGCGAAGAGCGCTGTCCCAGCGCTCCCTCGGAAAGCAAGGGCTGTAGCCGCCCAGGTGGCAAAGTGGGATGAGGACTCGGAGAGCAGCAGCGAGGAGGAGTCGGACAGCGAGGGGGAGGCGCTGAGGGCAGCGGCCTTGGCCCAG GCAAAGTCCTCGGGGAAAGTCCTGCAGGTCAGACCTGCCTCAGGTCCCACCCAGGGCCCCCCTCAGAAGGCCGGGCCTGCAGCCGCCCAGGTCAAGACCAAAAGGTCCAAGGAAGACTCGGAGAGCAGTGAGGAGGAGTCAGACAGTGAGGACGAGGCCCCCACAGCCAAGACTCCAGCCCAG gcaaaatCAGCTGTGAAAACTCAGACCAAGATCTCCCCAAGGAAGGGCACCCCCATTACACCCGCATCTGCCAAGGTCCCACCAGTGCAAGTAAGCGCACCAGCCCCCTGGAAAGCAGGAACGGTGACTTCGCCAACCTGCACATCATCCCCAGCCGTGGTCAGGGGCACCCAGAGGCCAGAGGAAGACTCTTCAAGCAGCGAGGAGCCGGAGAGTGAGGAGGAGACAGCTCCTGCCGCATCCGTGGGACAG GTGAAGTCTGTAGGGAAAAGCCTCCCTGTGAAAGCTGCCTCGGCACCCACCAAGGGGCCCTCAGGGCAACGGACCACCTCAGGGCTCCCTGGGAAGGCAGGGCCTGCAGTGGCCCAGGTCAAAGCTGAGGTGCAGGAAGACTCAGAGAGCAGTGAGGAGGAGTCGGACAATGAGGAGGCGGCCTCAGCTGCAGCACAG gTGAAGACCTCAGTGAAAACCCCTCAGACCAAAGCCAACCCAGCTGCCACCAGAGTGGCTTCAGCCAAAGGGGCACCATCAGCTCCTGGAAAAGGGGTTTCTGCAGCTGCTCAAGCCAAACTGGGGTCCCAAGCCAAG GTAAAGCCACCAGCAAGAGCCCCCCAGAGCAGTGCCGTCTCGGGCAGGGGCCAAGTGTCTGTGCCGGCTATGGGGAAGGCACTGGCTGCAGCAGCCCAGGCCCAGCTGGGGCCGGTCAGGGGCCCACAGGAGGACTCGGAGAGCAGTGAGGAGGAGTCGGACAGTGAGGGGGAGGCGCCCACTCAG GCGAAGCCCTCAGGGAAGACCCCCCAGGTCAGAACTGCCTCAGCCTCCACCAAGGGGTCCCCCAGGAAAGGGGCTGGCCCTGCACCCCCTGGGAAGGCAGGAGCCCCAGCCGCCCAGGCCGGGAAGCGGAAAGAGGACTCGGAGAGCAGCAGCGAGGAGGAGTCAGACAATGACGGGGAGACGCCGGCCGCTGTGCCCCCAGCCCAGGTGAGGCCTCATGAGGAAGCAGCTACAGTGCCAGGCCTCTGA